From Eubacterium sp. 1001713B170207_170306_E7, the proteins below share one genomic window:
- a CDS encoding MBL fold metallo-hydrolase, whose amino-acid sequence MKLTVLGNTGPYPKAGGACSGYLLENGDAKVVLDMGNGTLANLRTICDIEDITAVVCSHLHPDHISDLFVLRYALEMRGMTIPLYAPDSPDKEFDRLAYKNAFDITPITEDLKLEIGSMSFSFMEMRHPLKDFAIKAYDGKSTFMYTGDTAMCQALEEFSKGVDVLLCDSAFLDDVDSAIHLSMEKAIQNANNAGVRRLILTHFSPEISPQRYYEIGNGRFNGRLSKAEIMANFTI is encoded by the coding sequence ATGAAATTAACCGTATTAGGCAATACAGGACCCTACCCAAAGGCAGGCGGCGCCTGCTCGGGCTATTTACTCGAAAACGGAGATGCCAAGGTCGTGCTGGACATGGGCAACGGCACACTGGCCAACCTTAGAACCATCTGTGACATTGAGGATATTACCGCAGTGGTCTGCTCGCACCTCCATCCTGACCACATTTCGGATCTGTTTGTGCTGCGTTATGCCCTTGAGATGCGGGGAATGACCATTCCGCTTTACGCTCCGGACAGCCCCGATAAGGAGTTTGACCGTCTGGCATACAAAAATGCTTTTGACATCACGCCCATCACGGAGGATTTGAAGCTGGAAATCGGCAGTATGTCCTTTAGCTTTATGGAAATGCGCCACCCGCTTAAGGATTTTGCGATTAAGGCCTATGACGGAAAATCCACGTTCATGTATACTGGCGATACGGCCATGTGCCAGGCGCTGGAGGAATTCAGCAAGGGCGTGGATGTGCTGCTGTGTGACTCCGCCTTTCTGGATGATGTGGACTCCGCCATACACCTGTCCATGGAGAAAGCCATTCAGAATGCGAACAACGCCGGGGTCCGCCGGCTTATTCTCACGCATTTCAGCCCTGAGATTTCGCCGCAGCGCTATTATGAAATCGGAAACGGTCGTTTTAACGGACGGCTTTCCAAGGCTGAGATCATGGCAAACTTTACGATCTGA
- the rpsT gene encoding 30S ribosomal protein S20 codes for MANIKSAIKRAKTNEKARLRNKAVKTNLKTSIKKFDAAVAEGDQAKAEEAFRLAVKKLDMAVTKHVIHKNAASRKKSTLARTLNGMTE; via the coding sequence ATGGCTAACATTAAATCAGCTATTAAGAGAGCTAAAACAAATGAAAAGGCAAGATTGCGCAACAAGGCGGTAAAAACAAATTTAAAGACATCCATCAAAAAATTTGACGCTGCGGTTGCAGAAGGCGATCAGGCCAAAGCAGAAGAAGCTTTTCGTTTAGCAGTTAAAAAACTGGATATGGCCGTTACTAAACACGTCATCCACAAAAACGCTGCTTCCAGAAAGAAAAGCACTTTAGCAAGAACCTTAAACGGAATGACCGAATAA
- the lepA gene encoding translation elongation factor 4: MLTRQERTRNFSIIAHIDHGKSTLADRLIEETGLLSKRDMEDQILDNMDIERERGITIKLQAVRLIYNAKDGEEYILNLIDTPGHVDFNYEVSRSLAACEGAILVVDASQGIEAQTIANVYLALDNDLEVVPVINKIDLASARPDEVKAEIENVIGLDAENAPLISAKAGINIEDVLEAIVHEVPAPQGDAAEPLQALIFDSYYDQYRGVIASVRVVQGKIRAGMKIRMMAIGKDFEVDEVGIFAKGLLPVDELSAGDVGYVNAGIKNVRDTRVGDTITAADRPAAEPLPGYKKVTSMVFCGIYPADGARYEDLKEALAKLQLNDASLLYEAETSIALGFGFRCGFLGLLHMEIIQERLEREFNLDLVTTAPSVIYKVIKTDGTELWVDNPTNLPDPVEIDTMEEPIVDATIMVPSEYLGAVMELCQERRGTYINMDYIEETRVSLHYELPLNEIIYDFFDALKSRTRGYASLDYEIREYRPAKLVKLDILLNGELVDALSFIVHEEKAVGRGRAITKKLKESIPRQMFEIPIQAAIGNKIIARETISALRKDVLAKCYGGDISRKRKLLEKQKEGKKRMRQVGSVEVPQEAFMAVLKLDS, encoded by the coding sequence TTGTTAACAAGACAGGAAAGAACCCGAAACTTTTCGATTATTGCCCATATCGACCACGGTAAATCAACCCTGGCGGACCGTTTGATCGAGGAAACGGGACTTTTGAGCAAGAGGGATATGGAGGACCAGATTCTCGACAATATGGATATTGAAAGAGAACGCGGGATCACCATCAAACTGCAGGCAGTACGGCTTATTTACAACGCGAAGGACGGTGAGGAGTATATTTTGAATCTCATCGACACCCCGGGCCATGTGGATTTTAACTACGAGGTTTCCAGAAGCCTGGCCGCCTGCGAGGGGGCCATTCTGGTGGTGGACGCCTCCCAGGGGATCGAGGCCCAGACCATCGCCAACGTCTATCTGGCATTGGACAACGATCTGGAGGTGGTGCCGGTGATCAACAAAATCGACCTGGCCAGCGCCCGTCCCGATGAGGTGAAAGCTGAAATTGAGAATGTTATTGGTCTGGACGCGGAGAACGCCCCGCTGATCTCAGCCAAGGCCGGTATCAACATTGAGGACGTGCTGGAAGCCATTGTGCATGAGGTTCCGGCGCCGCAGGGCGATGCGGCCGAGCCGCTCCAGGCCTTGATTTTTGACTCCTACTACGACCAGTACCGCGGGGTGATCGCCTCGGTGCGGGTCGTCCAGGGGAAAATCAGGGCAGGGATGAAGATCCGGATGATGGCCATCGGCAAGGACTTTGAGGTGGATGAGGTCGGTATTTTCGCCAAGGGTCTGCTGCCCGTGGACGAGCTGTCCGCTGGTGATGTCGGCTATGTGAACGCCGGCATTAAAAACGTCCGGGATACCCGTGTCGGCGATACCATCACCGCGGCGGACCGCCCGGCGGCCGAGCCGCTTCCGGGCTATAAAAAGGTGACCTCGATGGTGTTCTGCGGGATCTACCCCGCGGATGGCGCGCGCTACGAGGATTTGAAGGAAGCTCTTGCCAAGCTGCAGCTTAATGACGCATCGCTGCTGTATGAGGCGGAGACCTCCATCGCCCTTGGCTTTGGGTTCCGGTGTGGATTTTTAGGGCTTCTGCATATGGAAATTATCCAGGAGCGGCTGGAACGGGAATTTAACCTGGACCTGGTGACCACAGCGCCCAGCGTTATCTACAAGGTCATTAAAACCGACGGCACAGAGCTTTGGGTGGACAACCCCACCAACCTGCCAGACCCGGTTGAGATTGACACCATGGAGGAGCCGATCGTCGACGCGACAATCATGGTGCCGTCTGAGTATCTGGGCGCGGTGATGGAGCTCTGCCAGGAACGGCGGGGAACCTACATCAATATGGATTACATCGAGGAAACGCGTGTGTCCCTGCATTATGAGCTGCCGCTCAACGAAATTATCTACGATTTCTTTGACGCTCTCAAGTCAAGAACCCGTGGCTACGCGTCGCTGGATTACGAGATCAGGGAATACCGTCCGGCCAAGCTGGTGAAGCTGGATATTCTGTTAAACGGCGAGCTGGTAGACGCCCTGTCTTTTATTGTGCATGAGGAAAAGGCTGTGGGCCGGGGACGGGCCATCACCAAGAAGCTCAAAGAATCCATCCCGAGGCAGATGTTTGAAATTCCCATCCAGGCGGCCATCGGCAACAAGATTATCGCGCGCGAGACCATCAGCGCCCTGCGCAAGGACGTTCTGGCCAAGTGCTACGGCGGGGACATCAGCCGTAAGCGCAAGCTGCTCGAAAAGCAGAAGGAGGGGAAAAAGCGTATGCGCCAAGTGGGCAGCGTAGAGGTGCCGCAGGAGGCCTTTATGGCAGTGCTGAAACTGGATTCATAG
- a CDS encoding DNA internalization-related competence protein ComEC/Rec2: MKRPLIYALAALCCAILLAGFGAPLFLYALLPVVLLPLPLVFKKVKPVSVGLVLVVYLLGCAAAVPVLDGGSPFEDYLERPVSMVGLVDSVPSREGEKTRFVLKLQEIDHTPVSGKVMVTVAQGGMDDAPGAVLSFKGEISEPAGRRNPGGFDYALYLKAKGIDGQVYLKNGENVTVAPGSASPVYAVYSVKQCLAAVCDQFFTPAQSGLIRGILLGDSAMEDEAKASFRDAGVSHVLAISGLHVGYVYALVLGLLTLIGVRRRYHLPVLAVCLLFYITLTGFSPSVIRAALMCLALVGGRGMAETYDALNGLCLAGIVILLLQPAQLFMAGFQLSFSAVLAIILFYRPLMYEYGRRIKAPGAVASSLILTFCATLGTMPASLYHFHTLNLVALISNLLIVPLVGLLLVLALAGVPLAALFPAAGRLICLPAAFLADGVLFLTGLFSKFSWLALHRGALTLAELLLLALAAFLLAGYFNLNKKTARYFVGVSLPLLLLVILGASVARQPLRVTFLDVGQGDSALVETPAGGVYLIDGGGYETYGDAPQRERTPISESVLLPVLYAKNIRRIDGVFISHNHADHAQGIEELLAEIPVGQIYVSSKYNNEALLSQNKIPVQVLSKGSTLESGDGLAFEVLWPESKREALADEEQNDASMLLRLRYGSRSFLFTGDAGFPVEQAVVRNLPETDVLKVGHHGSRFSTSPEFLKKLNPSLAVISVGRYNSFGHPTDEVLENIGAVGAVCKRTDKNGAVEVWTDGENLKIRSCIDKD; this comes from the coding sequence ATGAAACGACCGCTGATTTACGCGCTTGCAGCTCTGTGCTGCGCAATCCTGCTGGCTGGTTTTGGGGCGCCCCTTTTTCTTTATGCCCTTTTGCCAGTCGTGCTGCTGCCTTTGCCCCTGGTCTTTAAAAAAGTAAAGCCGGTGAGCGTGGGGCTGGTACTGGTGGTTTACCTGCTGGGCTGTGCCGCTGCGGTTCCGGTATTAGACGGCGGGAGCCCCTTTGAGGATTACCTTGAGCGTCCGGTATCAATGGTGGGCCTTGTGGACAGTGTTCCGTCCCGGGAGGGAGAGAAAACCCGTTTTGTGCTGAAGCTTCAGGAAATTGACCACACGCCTGTTTCCGGAAAGGTGATGGTGACTGTGGCACAGGGCGGCATGGACGATGCCCCGGGAGCTGTTTTAAGCTTTAAGGGTGAGATCAGTGAGCCGGCGGGAAGACGGAATCCGGGCGGCTTTGACTATGCGCTCTATTTAAAGGCAAAGGGTATTGACGGACAGGTCTATCTGAAAAACGGAGAGAATGTAACAGTGGCGCCCGGCTCTGCCAGCCCTGTATACGCCGTTTACAGCGTGAAACAGTGTCTGGCAGCCGTTTGTGACCAGTTCTTTACGCCAGCCCAGAGCGGCCTGATCAGGGGAATTCTGTTGGGGGACAGCGCCATGGAGGATGAGGCTAAGGCATCCTTCCGGGATGCGGGTGTTTCGCATGTACTGGCCATATCCGGCCTGCATGTGGGCTATGTGTACGCGCTGGTGCTTGGGCTTCTGACTCTGATTGGTGTGCGGCGGCGTTACCATTTGCCTGTTCTGGCGGTCTGTCTGCTGTTTTACATCACGCTGACAGGCTTCAGCCCGTCGGTCATCCGGGCGGCGCTGATGTGCCTGGCGCTGGTGGGCGGCAGGGGCATGGCGGAAACCTATGACGCCTTAAACGGATTATGTCTGGCGGGTATTGTCATTTTGCTGCTGCAGCCGGCCCAGCTCTTTATGGCAGGGTTTCAGCTTTCCTTTTCCGCTGTGCTGGCCATTATTTTGTTCTACAGACCGCTGATGTACGAATACGGGCGTCGGATTAAAGCGCCGGGGGCGGTGGCGTCCAGCCTGATTTTAACCTTCTGCGCGACTCTGGGGACCATGCCGGCCAGCCTGTACCATTTTCATACCCTGAATCTGGTAGCTTTGATCTCTAATTTATTGATTGTACCGCTGGTGGGACTTTTGCTGGTTCTGGCTTTGGCCGGGGTGCCTCTTGCGGCGCTGTTTCCGGCGGCGGGCAGGCTGATCTGTCTTCCGGCGGCCTTTTTGGCGGACGGTGTTTTGTTTTTGACCGGTCTTTTTTCAAAATTCAGCTGGCTGGCGCTGCATCGGGGAGCGCTGACGCTGGCTGAGCTTTTGCTGCTGGCGCTCGCCGCCTTTCTGCTTGCTGGATATTTCAACTTAAACAAAAAAACAGCCCGGTATTTTGTCGGCGTCTCTTTGCCGCTGCTGCTTCTGGTTATTTTAGGCGCGTCGGTGGCCCGGCAGCCCCTGCGCGTGACCTTTTTGGACGTGGGCCAGGGGGACAGTGCGCTCGTTGAGACCCCGGCGGGCGGCGTTTACCTCATTGACGGCGGTGGTTACGAAACTTATGGCGACGCACCGCAGAGAGAACGAACGCCTATTTCTGAGAGTGTCCTGCTGCCGGTGCTGTACGCCAAAAATATCCGGCGGATTGACGGGGTTTTTATCTCACACAACCACGCGGACCACGCCCAGGGGATTGAGGAGCTTCTCGCAGAAATTCCGGTTGGTCAGATTTATGTCTCCAGCAAATATAACAATGAGGCGCTCTTAAGCCAGAATAAAATTCCGGTCCAGGTCCTGTCAAAGGGCAGCACTTTGGAAAGCGGCGATGGCCTGGCCTTTGAGGTGCTCTGGCCGGAAAGCAAAAGGGAGGCGCTGGCTGACGAGGAGCAGAATGACGCGTCGATGCTGCTGCGCCTGCGCTACGGAAGCCGTTCCTTCCTGTTTACGGGAGACGCAGGCTTTCCGGTGGAGCAGGCGGTTGTCCGGAACCTGCCTGAAACCGATGTGCTGAAGGTAGGGCATCACGGCAGCCGTTTTTCCACATCGCCGGAGTTTTTAAAAAAGCTTAATCCATCCCTTGCTGTAATCTCGGTTGGCCGTTATAATAGTTTTGGACACCCGACAGACGAAGTGCTGGAAAATATCGGAGCCGTTGGGGCTGTCTGCAAAAGAACAGATAAAAACGGTGCAGTGGAGGTATGGACGGACGGAGAGAACCTGAAAATACGAAGCTGTATCGATAAAGATTAA
- the holA gene encoding DNA polymerase III subunit delta, translating to MKYQELMKAIKQKQVRPVYLFAGPEQYIGGMVEHTLVETMIAPGLEQLNLAVFEDKSPDITEILSVCETLPLMSEKRVVIVRESTGLTKTSDKKTVEALNKYIKRPSDSTVLILCDSSPDKRKKIYKTLKDQGAIVDYDKLNKIDLEKWIGRRLKLAGKRTSQRVVEQFVMDTLYLENDNKNMEMVDNELNKIIDYAGGRDTITLEDVETVMPKSVEDNVFKMVDYAMGGNKGAALKMLNQFYLEGEGPFGVFGLLLRQIRIMLMVKLLSEKRMSPDTIAKEAKLAPFVVKKVLQNGRRYRVAGLKRTMIEAAELDLKMKTGQIDPEFGLEWFVLKL from the coding sequence ATGAAATATCAGGAATTAATGAAGGCCATAAAGCAAAAGCAGGTGCGCCCGGTGTACCTTTTTGCGGGTCCGGAGCAATACATCGGGGGAATGGTTGAGCACACGCTGGTAGAGACCATGATCGCGCCCGGGCTGGAGCAGCTGAACCTGGCGGTGTTTGAGGACAAAAGCCCGGACATTACGGAGATTCTGTCTGTGTGTGAGACCCTGCCGCTTATGAGTGAGAAGCGGGTGGTCATTGTCCGGGAGAGTACGGGACTGACCAAAACGAGTGATAAGAAAACAGTGGAGGCGCTGAATAAATACATCAAAAGGCCATCCGACAGCACGGTGCTTATTCTGTGTGACAGCAGCCCGGACAAGCGCAAGAAAATTTACAAGACCCTCAAGGACCAGGGCGCGATTGTGGACTATGACAAGCTGAACAAAATTGACCTGGAAAAATGGATCGGCCGCCGGCTTAAGCTGGCGGGCAAGCGGACAAGCCAGCGGGTGGTGGAGCAGTTTGTCATGGATACCCTGTACCTTGAAAATGACAATAAAAATATGGAAATGGTCGACAATGAGCTGAACAAAATCATTGATTACGCAGGCGGGCGCGATACCATTACCCTGGAGGACGTGGAAACCGTTATGCCCAAGTCCGTTGAGGACAATGTGTTTAAGATGGTGGATTACGCCATGGGGGGCAATAAGGGTGCGGCCCTTAAGATGCTCAACCAGTTTTACCTTGAGGGAGAAGGCCCCTTCGGCGTTTTCGGGCTCCTGCTGAGACAGATCCGCATTATGCTGATGGTCAAGCTGCTCTCGGAAAAACGTATGTCCCCGGACACCATCGCCAAGGAAGCCAAGCTGGCCCCCTTTGTGGTCAAAAAGGTCCTGCAGAACGGCCGCCGCTACCGGGTGGCAGGTCTTAAGCGCACCATGATTGAGGCGGCGGAGCTGGACCTCAAAATGAAAACTGGACAGATCGATCCCGAGTTTGGCCTGGAGTGGTTTGTGCTTAAGCTGTAG
- a CDS encoding CD1247 N-terminal domain-containing protein, giving the protein MKYIREKVAFIEGLVEGLELDLTTKEGKVLDRIIDVLGDMTDALEGLAEAQDELEDYTEMIDDDLTELEEFILDEDWADSYDFDDADIDEDDDYYEVICPKCGTVYITDFQSFDDDEVFCPECGEQFHLEEKVVEELTHGEGCQCGHHHE; this is encoded by the coding sequence ATGAAATATATCCGTGAAAAGGTCGCCTTTATTGAGGGCCTGGTAGAAGGCCTTGAGTTAGATCTTACAACCAAGGAAGGCAAGGTGCTTGACCGGATTATCGACGTGTTGGGCGATATGACCGACGCGCTGGAGGGTCTGGCAGAGGCTCAGGATGAGCTGGAAGATTACACAGAAATGATTGATGATGACCTGACCGAGCTTGAGGAATTTATTCTGGATGAGGACTGGGCTGATTCGTATGATTTTGACGATGCGGACATTGACGAAGACGACGACTATTACGAAGTGATCTGTCCAAAATGCGGAACGGTCTATATAACCGATTTCCAGTCCTTTGACGATGATGAGGTGTTCTGCCCTGAGTGCGGCGAGCAGTTTCATCTTGAAGAAAAAGTCGTTGAGGAGTTAACCCATGGCGAAGGGTGTCAGTGCGGACATCATCACGAATAG
- the efp gene encoding elongation factor P has protein sequence MISAGEFKKGVTFEMDGSVFMIVEFQHVKPGKGAAFVRTKIRNVLTGAVVEKTFNPTEKFPKAHIDTKEMQYLYADGELYYFMDLETYEQIPLNYDQVEDALKFLKENDNATIRFFKGEAFSVAAPNFVELLITKTEPGFKGDTATGANKPATLETGAVITVPLFVEEGDTIRVDTRTGEYMERV, from the coding sequence ATGATATCAGCAGGTGAATTTAAAAAGGGCGTAACCTTTGAAATGGACGGAAGTGTTTTCATGATTGTGGAGTTCCAGCATGTAAAACCAGGCAAGGGCGCTGCTTTCGTCCGTACTAAAATCAGAAATGTGCTGACAGGGGCAGTGGTTGAAAAAACATTCAACCCGACTGAAAAATTCCCGAAGGCCCATATTGATACAAAGGAAATGCAGTATTTATACGCAGACGGCGAGCTGTACTACTTTATGGATCTTGAAACCTATGAACAGATTCCGCTGAACTACGATCAGGTAGAGGACGCGCTGAAGTTCTTAAAGGAAAACGACAATGCGACCATCCGTTTCTTCAAGGGCGAGGCTTTCTCAGTGGCGGCTCCGAACTTTGTTGAACTGTTGATCACAAAAACAGAACCGGGCTTTAAGGGCGATACCGCTACAGGCGCCAATAAACCGGCAACACTGGAAACCGGCGCGGTTATCACCGTTCCGTTATTTGTAGAAGAAGGAGATACGATCCGTGTGGACACCAGAACTGGTGAATACATGGAACGTGTATAA
- the rho gene encoding transcription termination factor Rho, producing the protein MDTTNLEKLTVADLRKEAEGLGFSGLSKKKKQELIDMITAAGQKEEAVKKAEKPQKEAAVSKTADTEKTGSKTQKASDKKQGERKAADKKNEGKTAGKERHEAKTNDRALVDKSKQERSALPQPVEKQHHNSHGGYNNHRYAKIKDNIEDSIEMAGPLEVLPEGFGFIKTPEMKSQQEWVYVSGSQIQKFKLETGDIVGGKVRKAKPGEKYAAMLFLEMVNGTQTSDIINKINSMLYADDKKNLDRFKNSQEGILDLNSDGFGFLRMNNYTSGDNDIYVAPNQIRRFNLRTGDKIVGKIRMPNEGEKFDALLYVETVNGDIPEKIASRPRFERLTPVFPEERITLETDRDIVSTRIIDIFSPMGKGQRGMIVAPPKAGKTTLLKEIALGIRANHPEIELIIMLVDERPEEVTDMKRSIDADIAYSTFDQPPENHIRVAEIVLERGKRLVEQGKDVVVLVDSLTRLTRGNNLVVEPSGRTLTGGLDPESLYFPKKFFGSARNIEGGGSLTILATALVDTGSRMDDIIFEEFKGTGNMELHLERELAERRIFPAINLNKSGTRREEKLLTPDELKVSYQIRKLYAGNSPVQLTDKIINTLERTTDNDDFLKKILQKSKS; encoded by the coding sequence TTGGACACGACAAATCTTGAAAAGCTGACCGTGGCAGACCTGCGCAAGGAAGCGGAGGGCTTGGGCTTTAGCGGACTGAGCAAGAAGAAAAAACAGGAGCTCATTGATATGATCACAGCCGCCGGGCAGAAAGAGGAAGCGGTTAAAAAGGCGGAAAAGCCCCAAAAGGAAGCGGCGGTATCAAAGACGGCCGATACGGAAAAGACCGGGAGCAAAACGCAGAAGGCCAGTGATAAAAAGCAGGGCGAACGGAAGGCTGCGGATAAAAAGAACGAGGGGAAAACAGCGGGGAAGGAAAGGCATGAGGCCAAAACCAACGACCGGGCCCTGGTGGATAAATCCAAACAGGAGCGCAGCGCTCTGCCCCAGCCTGTGGAAAAGCAGCACCACAACAGCCATGGCGGTTACAATAACCACCGCTACGCAAAAATCAAGGACAACATTGAGGACAGTATCGAAATGGCCGGGCCGCTGGAGGTACTGCCCGAGGGCTTTGGCTTTATCAAGACTCCGGAAATGAAATCCCAGCAGGAATGGGTCTACGTGTCGGGTTCCCAGATTCAGAAATTCAAGCTGGAAACAGGCGATATTGTCGGCGGTAAGGTGCGCAAAGCCAAGCCGGGCGAGAAGTACGCGGCCATGCTGTTTTTAGAGATGGTCAATGGAACTCAGACCTCGGATATTATCAATAAAATCAACAGCATGCTCTATGCTGACGACAAAAAGAACCTTGACCGCTTTAAAAATTCTCAGGAGGGGATTTTAGACTTAAATTCCGACGGCTTTGGCTTTCTGAGGATGAACAATTATACCTCGGGCGATAATGATATCTATGTCGCACCTAATCAGATACGCCGTTTTAACCTGAGAACCGGGGATAAGATCGTGGGTAAGATCCGTATGCCTAACGAGGGCGAGAAATTCGACGCGCTGCTCTACGTCGAGACCGTCAACGGCGATATTCCCGAGAAGATCGCGAGCCGCCCCCGGTTCGAGCGTCTGACGCCTGTGTTTCCGGAGGAACGCATTACCCTTGAAACCGACAGGGACATTGTATCGACCCGTATCATTGATATTTTCTCACCCATGGGCAAGGGGCAGAGAGGTATGATTGTCGCGCCGCCAAAGGCCGGTAAAACAACGCTGCTCAAGGAAATTGCCCTGGGGATCCGCGCCAACCATCCGGAGATTGAGCTGATCATCATGCTGGTCGACGAGCGGCCAGAAGAAGTAACCGACATGAAGCGCTCCATCGACGCGGATATTGCCTATTCCACCTTTGACCAGCCGCCCGAAAACCATATCCGGGTTGCGGAAATTGTTCTGGAACGCGGTAAAAGACTGGTCGAGCAGGGCAAGGACGTGGTGGTGCTGGTGGACAGCCTGACGCGCCTGACCCGGGGCAATAACCTGGTGGTCGAGCCTTCGGGCAGAACCCTGACCGGCGGCCTTGATCCCGAATCGCTGTATTTTCCGAAAAAGTTTTTTGGATCGGCCCGAAACATCGAGGGGGGCGGCAGCCTGACCATACTGGCAACCGCGCTGGTGGACACCGGAAGCCGGATGGACGATATTATTTTTGAGGAGTTCAAGGGCACGGGCAATATGGAGCTGCACCTTGAGCGCGAGCTGGCCGAACGCCGGATATTCCCGGCCATCAACCTGAACAAATCCGGGACACGGCGCGAGGAAAAGCTGCTGACGCCGGATGAGCTGAAGGTCAGCTATCAGATCCGCAAGCTGTACGCAGGCAACAGCCCGGTGCAGCTGACAGACAAAATCATCAATACGCTTGAACGCACCACGGATAACGATGATTTTCTTAAAAAGATCCTGCAGAAGTCTAAATCCTGA
- the rpmE gene encoding 50S ribosomal protein L31: MKKGIHPEYGKSVVKCACGNTFETGSVKPELKVEICSACHPFFTGKQKLVDTGGRVERFNRKYGKKGE, encoded by the coding sequence ATGAAAAAAGGTATCCACCCAGAATACGGTAAATCCGTTGTTAAATGCGCATGTGGTAATACATTTGAAACAGGTTCTGTCAAACCGGAACTGAAGGTTGAAATCTGTTCAGCTTGCCATCCTTTCTTTACTGGTAAACAGAAATTAGTAGATACAGGTGGCCGTGTAGAACGATTCAACAGAAAATACGGCAAAAAAGGCGAATAA
- the prmC gene encoding peptide chain release factor N(5)-glutamine methyltransferase: MNTIKELIEVGRTRLAQCGSETPRLDAEVLLSWVLDCPRILFYSDPERAVSPEAAAEYRECIERRARLEPVAYIIGKKEFMGLSFQVSPDVLIPRPDTESLVETVIEKIIPRIRKDTGHPCVLDLCTGSGAIGLSLKYFVSDAALTLSDISGKALRVAAENARNLGFSDINMVESDLFEELLSEEPFDLIVSNPPYIPDRIIPTLQRDIADYEPVLALSGGADGYAVYERIAREAGRFLRKGGAVVLEVGNGQEARVAELLVEQGFGGVEMIPDLTGAVRGVAAWKE; encoded by the coding sequence ATGAATACTATTAAAGAACTCATAGAAGTGGGGCGCACAAGGCTCGCGCAGTGCGGCAGCGAAACCCCAAGACTGGATGCAGAGGTGCTGCTGTCATGGGTGCTGGACTGTCCCCGTATTCTCTTTTACAGCGATCCGGAAAGGGCGGTAAGCCCTGAGGCGGCCGCGGAGTACCGCGAGTGTATTGAGCGGCGGGCCCGGCTTGAGCCGGTGGCTTACATTATCGGAAAAAAGGAATTTATGGGACTGTCTTTTCAGGTTTCGCCGGATGTGCTTATTCCCAGACCGGATACGGAATCGCTGGTAGAGACGGTGATTGAAAAAATCATCCCACGGATACGGAAGGACACCGGGCACCCGTGTGTGCTGGACCTGTGTACAGGCAGCGGCGCCATTGGGCTTTCGCTGAAATACTTTGTTTCGGACGCGGCGCTCACACTGAGTGATATTTCTGGAAAGGCCCTGAGGGTAGCGGCGGAAAACGCCCGGAATTTGGGCTTTTCGGACATTAACATGGTTGAGAGCGATCTTTTTGAGGAGCTTCTCTCAGAGGAACCTTTTGACTTGATTGTGTCCAACCCGCCCTATATTCCCGACCGGATTATCCCGACGCTGCAGCGGGATATTGCCGATTACGAGCCGGTGCTGGCGCTTTCGGGCGGCGCGGACGGATACGCTGTCTATGAACGCATCGCGCGGGAGGCCGGTCGCTTTTTAAGAAAGGGCGGCGCCGTGGTGCTGGAGGTTGGCAACGGCCAGGAGGCCAGGGTCGCGGAGCTCCTGGTGGAGCAGGGCTTTGGCGGCGTTGAGATGATCCCGGACCTGACGGGCGCAGTGCGCGGTGTGGCCGCCTGGAAAGAATAA